The following are from one region of the Paenibacillus sabinae T27 genome:
- a CDS encoding competence/damage-inducible protein A yields the protein MKAEIIAVGTELLLGQIVNSNAQFLSIELAALGIDVYFQTVVGDNSIRLQEAIEIAKGRADLILFTGGIGPTEDDLTKEALAATLGRGLHIDQMAMDHVDRFFSDRGVPMTENNRKQALVIDDSTPLPNETGLAVGLAISHEGKYYVVLPGPPREMKPMFTDKAKPWLQQHALTDEMTLYSKMLKFAGIGESLLEDKLIDLIHGQNDPTIAPYAKEGEVTVRISTKAPSYSEAMLKLDALEEQIRSILPEHLYASVDVPLEKIIVDWMADAGLTVSCAESCTGGLLMGSITGIPGSSSMFMGGIVCYSNEMKQKLLNVPKEYLEGPDAPGAVSREVAEVLAEQVRLTADTDFGLSITGVAGPGDSERKPAGLVYIGLAERNGKTEVFELKLKGNRENIRIRSVKAILYRLWRRLVERNIEAPPEGAGL from the coding sequence ATGAAAGCAGAGATTATTGCGGTCGGCACCGAGCTGCTGCTCGGGCAAATTGTAAACAGCAACGCCCAGTTTTTGTCCATCGAACTTGCCGCTCTAGGAATCGACGTTTATTTTCAGACGGTAGTCGGCGATAACAGCATCCGGCTGCAGGAGGCGATCGAGATCGCCAAGGGCCGCGCCGATCTGATCCTGTTCACGGGAGGAATCGGACCGACGGAGGATGACTTGACGAAGGAAGCGCTGGCCGCAACGCTTGGGCGGGGGCTGCATATCGACCAGATGGCGATGGATCATGTAGACCGGTTCTTCAGCGACCGTGGCGTCCCGATGACCGAGAATAACCGCAAGCAGGCGCTGGTGATTGACGATTCGACGCCGCTGCCGAATGAAACGGGACTGGCCGTAGGCCTCGCCATCAGTCATGAGGGCAAATATTATGTCGTTCTCCCGGGACCTCCAAGAGAAATGAAACCGATGTTCACGGACAAAGCCAAGCCTTGGCTGCAGCAGCATGCGCTCACGGATGAAATGACCCTGTATTCCAAAATGCTCAAATTCGCCGGCATCGGAGAATCCCTGCTTGAAGACAAGCTAATCGATCTTATTCATGGTCAAAATGATCCGACAATCGCTCCTTACGCAAAAGAGGGAGAGGTTACGGTGCGGATTTCCACAAAAGCTCCTTCCTATAGCGAAGCGATGCTGAAGCTGGACGCGCTGGAGGAGCAGATCCGGAGTATTCTTCCCGAGCATTTGTATGCCAGTGTCGATGTTCCACTGGAAAAAATCATCGTTGACTGGATGGCTGATGCGGGACTGACCGTTAGCTGCGCCGAGAGTTGTACCGGAGGGCTTCTGATGGGGAGCATTACGGGCATCCCCGGCAGCTCCTCAATGTTTATGGGAGGCATTGTATGCTACTCTAACGAGATGAAGCAGAAGCTGCTCAATGTTCCGAAGGAGTATCTGGAAGGACCGGACGCTCCGGGCGCAGTCAGCCGCGAGGTGGCTGAAGTTCTGGCGGAGCAGGTCAGACTGACCGCCGACACGGACTTCGGCCTGTCGATTACCGGTGTAGCGGGTCCGGGTGATTCGGAACGCAAACCGGCAGGCCTGGTCTATATCGGGCTTGCGGAGAGAAACGGGAAGACGGAAGTGTTCGAACTGAAGCTGAAGGGCAACCGTGAGAATATCCGGATTCGTTCGGTTAAAGCGATCTTATATCGGCTGTGGCGCAGACTTGTGGAACGGAATATCGAGGCCCCGCCTGAAGGCGCGGGCTTGTAA
- the pgsA gene encoding CDP-diacylglycerol--glycerol-3-phosphate 3-phosphatidyltransferase, with protein sequence MNLPNRITIARICLIPIMMVFLLVNFSFYPEPLHWGSFQLSVNHLIAAIIFLLAASTDGIDGYIARKYNMVTNLGKLLDPLADKLLISAVLISLVELGRCDSLIAVIIISREFAVTGLRQVALLDGKVVAASKWGKIKTVVQIVAISLLLLNNFPFQFVGIPFDDIAIWAAALITIYSGIDYFVKNKELLSRA encoded by the coding sequence GTGAATTTGCCCAACCGCATTACGATTGCCCGAATATGCCTTATCCCGATTATGATGGTGTTCCTGCTTGTCAATTTCAGCTTTTACCCGGAACCGCTGCATTGGGGCTCCTTCCAGCTTTCCGTCAATCATCTGATCGCGGCGATTATCTTTCTTCTCGCGGCAAGTACGGACGGGATCGACGGCTACATTGCCCGCAAATATAATATGGTGACCAACCTCGGCAAGCTGCTGGATCCATTGGCGGACAAGCTGCTGATCTCGGCTGTTCTGATCTCGCTCGTTGAGCTGGGAAGATGTGATTCTCTGATCGCCGTTATCATTATCAGCCGTGAATTTGCGGTGACCGGTCTTCGGCAGGTAGCTCTGCTGGATGGCAAGGTTGTGGCGGCAAGTAAATGGGGGAAGATCAAGACGGTTGTGCAGATCGTAGCGATTTCCCTGCTGCTGCTTAACAATTTTCCGTTCCAGTTTGTCGGCATTCCCTTTGACGATATTGCCATTTGGGCGGCCGCGCTGATTACCATTTACTCGGGAATCGATTATTTTGTGAAGAATAAGGAACTGCTGTCACGCGCATAA